A section of the Methanoregula formicica SMSP genome encodes:
- a CDS encoding type II/IV secretion system ATPase subunit, with the protein MGLGDLIKSRKRVETGTQPGSPADGGAAAGSGTGQQAAAAGGDAASAGSTGKKPGLSIRRLLSLEKGSDKEPVEEYDFERDGTLVVASVPETYEAVDQYWVEQGCSLVVIGHNKRTNQDEYLLFEPTLSDFEYELLERLHEDLRDVLILTSDEIRRDRKHLLLEKMNVLVGDYGLVLEPHTRFKIQYFLIRNYIGWSRLDPLMKDPQLEDISCDGHRIPIFLYHRRYRNIRTNITFEPDILNSLAITLAQRSGKHISTGAPMIDATLPDGSRLQLTFGTEVTTRGTSFTIRKFREEPFSPIELLENKTFNPESLVYFWLAIENNKSLLFIGGTASGKTTSLNAVSLFIPPVAKVVSIEDTREITLYHDNWIASVTREALTEGGNAISMFDLLRAAMRQRPEFILVGEVRGHEAQTLFQAMNTGHTTFSTMHGGSVDAAIHRLESEPLNVPRNMMQALNIVSVQGLIYHGTERVRRAQEIVEIAGIDPSSGNLRVNNVFVYDPVHDVINYTGRSQIYMDIAERRGWTREQLENEISLRKSILAAMMKQGIRDYISVASLFHAYHINKTRVLENIDDLRKVI; encoded by the coding sequence ATGGGACTGGGAGACCTCATAAAATCCCGCAAACGTGTCGAGACCGGAACACAGCCCGGATCACCGGCCGATGGGGGTGCTGCGGCCGGGAGTGGAACCGGGCAGCAGGCCGCTGCGGCAGGCGGGGATGCCGCTTCTGCCGGATCAACGGGGAAGAAGCCCGGCCTCTCGATCCGCCGGCTCCTCTCGCTCGAAAAGGGCAGTGACAAAGAGCCGGTCGAGGAGTATGACTTCGAGCGGGACGGGACACTCGTAGTGGCGAGCGTGCCGGAGACCTACGAGGCAGTGGACCAGTACTGGGTTGAGCAGGGCTGCTCGCTGGTCGTCATCGGCCACAACAAGAGGACGAACCAGGACGAGTACCTCCTCTTCGAACCAACGCTCTCCGATTTCGAATACGAACTGCTCGAGCGCCTTCACGAAGATCTCCGTGACGTGCTGATCCTCACGTCGGATGAGATCCGGAGAGACAGAAAACACCTCCTCCTTGAGAAAATGAACGTACTGGTCGGGGACTACGGTCTCGTTTTGGAACCACACACCCGGTTCAAGATCCAATACTTCCTGATCCGGAATTATATCGGGTGGTCGCGCCTCGATCCGCTGATGAAAGACCCGCAGCTGGAGGATATCTCCTGCGATGGTCACCGGATCCCTATCTTCCTCTACCACCGCAGGTACCGGAACATCAGGACCAACATCACCTTCGAGCCGGACATCCTCAACTCCCTTGCCATCACGCTTGCGCAGCGCTCCGGCAAGCATATCTCCACCGGCGCACCGATGATTGATGCCACCCTTCCTGACGGGTCCCGTCTCCAGCTGACGTTCGGGACGGAAGTGACCACCCGGGGCACATCCTTCACGATCCGCAAGTTCCGGGAAGAGCCGTTCTCCCCCATCGAGCTGCTGGAGAACAAAACGTTCAACCCCGAGTCGCTTGTCTACTTCTGGCTTGCCATCGAGAACAACAAGAGCCTTCTCTTCATCGGGGGGACGGCATCCGGGAAGACAACCTCCTTGAACGCGGTCTCGCTTTTCATCCCCCCCGTTGCAAAGGTGGTCAGCATTGAGGACACCCGCGAGATCACGCTCTACCATGACAACTGGATCGCAAGCGTCACCCGCGAGGCCCTCACCGAAGGTGGGAATGCCATCAGCATGTTCGACCTGCTGCGGGCTGCGATGCGGCAGCGGCCGGAGTTCATCCTTGTCGGGGAAGTCCGCGGCCACGAGGCCCAGACGCTTTTCCAGGCCATGAATACCGGCCACACGACCTTTTCGACCATGCACGGCGGCAGTGTTGATGCCGCCATCCACCGGCTGGAGAGCGAACCCTTAAACGTGCCCCGGAATATGATGCAGGCCTTAAACATCGTCAGCGTCCAGGGGCTCATCTACCATGGCACCGAACGGGTCCGCCGGGCGCAGGAGATCGTCGAGATTGCGGGGATAGATCCTTCTAGCGGCAACCTCCGCGTCAACAACGTCTTCGTCTACGATCCTGTCCACGACGTCATCAACTATACCGGCAGGTCGCAGATATACATGGATATTGCCGAAAGGCGTGGCTGGACCCGCGAGCAGCTGGAGAACGAGATCAGCCTCCGTAAATCGATCCTTGCGGCCATGATGAAACAGGGCATCCGGGATTACATCTCTGTTGCCTCGCTCTTCCATGCCTATCATATCAATAAAACCAGGGTCCTGGAGAATATCGACGACCTCCGCAAGGTAATCTGA
- a CDS encoding InlB B-repeat-containing protein, translating into MNTYVRPRYTYTITSSAGPGGSISPAGSVSTPVETTPSFTITPDSGYIIDQILVDNSAVTQNPYTFPPVTADHTISATFKQTTPPGNYWLERVIDVYNGPNGLPAYNNALLGSDLGMYTTLGSDGWIQPAFSDQLDYNAVTSCSVYEYSSYIGVSTLAVNPNDFIDPDYREWNIGTGYETYHVAFIRPNQMKISVIGPGGGNILGAVCTVPGSTAVTASSVAPKVINIIDNQTATTKG; encoded by the coding sequence ATGAACACCTATGTACGACCAAGATATACCTACACGATTACTTCGAGTGCTGGTCCGGGAGGATCTATCTCTCCTGCAGGCTCTGTTTCCACTCCGGTTGAAACTACACCATCATTTACGATCACACCGGACTCGGGCTATATTATTGACCAGATCCTTGTTGATAATTCAGCGGTTACACAAAACCCATACACATTCCCTCCAGTTACTGCAGACCACACCATCTCCGCCACGTTCAAGCAAACAACACCGCCCGGCAATTACTGGCTTGAGCGTGTTATTGATGTTTACAACGGCCCGAATGGCCTGCCGGCGTATAACAACGCGCTTCTCGGAAGCGATCTCGGGATGTATACAACTCTCGGGTCAGATGGCTGGATCCAGCCTGCGTTCAGCGATCAGCTGGACTACAATGCTGTCACTTCATGTTCCGTGTACGAATACTCATCGTACATCGGAGTGTCCACCCTAGCCGTGAACCCGAACGATTTCATCGATCCGGATTACCGGGAATGGAATATCGGTACCGGATACGAAACGTACCATGTCGCATTCATCAGGCCCAACCAGATGAAGATTTCAGTCATCGGCCCCGGTGGTGGAAACATTCTGGGTGCGGTCTGCACGGTTCCCGGCTCCACAGCTGTGACAGCATCCTCTGTTGCCCCGAAGGTCATCAACATCATTGATAACCAGACCGCGACAACCAAAGGATAA
- a CDS encoding RAD55 family ATPase, with amino-acid sequence MQDSHRKKMPTGIASLDPVLEGGVPPGSVILLLGDLGAGSYEFTYSSVVNILGLMKGSLPENLVAPQEIRYITFTRIKDDVRQEILHSFHITGLEELVEAIKFDDLSELYFDNSVVPNEWYSQSTVINRLQKRATQDSLLVQLANVVNNATPGGLIILDSITDIATQSTVPHCWINLAGFLRGLQRVAKQRGTTVYLLLSRGILESAQERELADIADAVLLFKWEESTGARRQRVMYFEKFRGVMPHLEEKDLVKFAVRISEAGGFEVSNIRVVI; translated from the coding sequence ATGCAGGATTCCCATCGCAAGAAAATGCCTACCGGTATCGCTTCGCTCGACCCCGTACTTGAAGGTGGCGTCCCGCCGGGATCGGTCATCCTCCTTCTCGGGGACCTCGGTGCGGGGAGTTACGAGTTCACCTACAGTTCGGTTGTCAACATCCTCGGTCTCATGAAGGGGAGCCTGCCGGAGAACCTGGTTGCCCCGCAGGAGATACGGTACATCACGTTCACCCGGATCAAGGACGACGTGCGCCAGGAGATCCTGCACTCGTTCCATATCACGGGACTGGAGGAGCTGGTTGAAGCCATAAAATTCGACGACCTCTCGGAGCTCTACTTCGACAACAGCGTTGTTCCGAATGAATGGTACAGCCAGAGCACGGTCATAAACCGGCTGCAGAAGCGGGCAACCCAGGACAGCCTCCTTGTCCAGCTGGCAAATGTAGTCAACAACGCTACTCCCGGCGGCCTTATCATCCTTGACTCCATCACTGATATCGCAACCCAGTCCACGGTACCGCATTGCTGGATCAACCTTGCCGGGTTCCTCCGGGGCCTGCAGCGGGTAGCGAAGCAGCGGGGCACAACGGTGTACCTGCTGCTGAGCAGGGGGATTTTGGAGTCTGCGCAGGAGCGGGAGCTTGCCGATATCGCGGATGCCGTGCTCCTCTTCAAGTGGGAGGAATCGACCGGCGCCCGGCGGCAGCGGGTCATGTACTTCGAGAAGTTCCGCGGGGTAATGCCCCACCTGGAAGAGAAGGACCTGGTGAAGTTCGCGGTCAGGATCTCGGAGGCCGGCGGGTTTGAGGTCAGCAATATCCGGGTGGTCATATGA
- a CDS encoding type II secretion system F family protein gives MLRNYISQWIKRDPVRFTSLHADMISARIGMTTEQYVWRAVQVSLLAGIAFAALGFVASLSFTLPSLEGRIGITNVFGLQLPAFFSGQVPAFVIAVAVLVFSFAIGMYLGYALLMRLPGIEKTNRAIKINLTLHNAVAYMYAMRKGGAQLMPIFQSISERADIYGEVALEFRQIVRDADFFGYDVVTAIRHLSETTPSEKLKLFLEDLLSIIDGGGDMGEFLSMRVRMYQEEARFEQKQFLNVLSLVAEGYVTLFVAGPLFLIIIMVVMGMTGGTAVLQLSLVTYAILPIGSLIFIVLIDLISIKAEKTERYTTIKWLHAYPDITIVKKEDEAHQFEQLKKYDRIRTIADHIRHPLESFITNVDHTLYITVPIAILYITSVFLRVPLYRDVDVYLGVVDDHIVLALLIILIPYAIFYEIWSRKVLGIQSLVPDFLERLSGINQVGLTIAQAIAIMVNTNLGLLSYEIRRIKRDMDWGANFTEALVRFEQRVSTPAIARTVTLITKASEMSGQISEVLSIASSDAKMSEALKKERLTEMFIYTAIVYLSFFVFLFVVAVLTMQFLPILADIDTQGLSTAGSISSFGSIPLATFARILYHACLMQALFSGLIAGQMGESSVAAGVKHSCVLLIIALVTFNFVLI, from the coding sequence ATGCTTCGGAACTACATCTCCCAGTGGATTAAGCGCGATCCAGTCCGGTTCACGAGTCTCCATGCCGACATGATCTCCGCCCGGATTGGGATGACAACGGAACAGTACGTCTGGCGTGCGGTCCAGGTCTCCCTCCTTGCCGGGATCGCCTTTGCCGCGCTCGGCTTTGTTGCCAGCCTCTCCTTCACCCTGCCCTCCCTGGAAGGCCGGATCGGCATCACCAATGTCTTCGGGCTGCAGCTGCCGGCCTTCTTCAGTGGCCAGGTGCCTGCGTTTGTCATCGCCGTCGCCGTTCTCGTCTTTTCGTTTGCAATCGGCATGTATCTCGGGTACGCCCTCCTGATGAGGTTACCCGGCATCGAGAAGACGAACCGGGCGATCAAGATCAACCTGACCCTCCACAACGCGGTTGCGTATATGTACGCCATGCGAAAAGGTGGGGCCCAGCTGATGCCCATCTTCCAATCCATCTCGGAGCGTGCGGATATCTACGGCGAGGTTGCCCTGGAGTTCCGCCAGATCGTCCGGGACGCGGACTTCTTCGGGTACGATGTCGTCACGGCGATCCGGCACCTTTCCGAGACAACGCCATCGGAGAAACTCAAGCTATTCTTGGAGGATCTCCTCTCCATCATCGATGGCGGCGGGGACATGGGAGAGTTCCTCTCCATGAGGGTTCGGATGTACCAGGAAGAAGCACGTTTCGAGCAGAAACAATTCCTGAACGTCCTCTCGCTCGTTGCCGAAGGCTACGTCACGCTCTTTGTTGCCGGCCCGCTCTTTCTCATCATCATCATGGTCGTGATGGGGATGACCGGCGGCACCGCCGTCCTCCAGCTCTCGCTTGTCACGTACGCGATCCTGCCCATCGGGTCACTGATATTCATCGTCCTCATCGACCTGATCTCCATCAAGGCCGAGAAGACGGAACGGTACACCACCATCAAGTGGCTGCATGCCTACCCGGACATCACCATCGTCAAAAAGGAGGACGAGGCACACCAGTTCGAGCAGCTGAAAAAGTACGACCGCATACGGACCATTGCCGATCATATCCGCCACCCCCTTGAGAGCTTCATCACCAATGTCGACCACACGCTGTACATCACCGTTCCGATAGCGATCCTGTACATCACCTCGGTGTTCCTCCGGGTTCCCCTGTACCGGGACGTCGATGTCTATCTCGGTGTTGTCGATGATCATATTGTCCTTGCCCTGCTCATCATCCTCATCCCGTATGCCATCTTTTACGAGATCTGGTCGCGGAAAGTCCTCGGCATCCAGTCCCTTGTCCCCGATTTCCTCGAGCGGCTTTCCGGCATCAACCAGGTCGGCCTCACTATCGCCCAAGCCATCGCGATCATGGTGAATACTAACCTCGGGCTGCTCAGCTACGAGATCCGGCGGATTAAACGGGACATGGACTGGGGGGCAAATTTCACCGAGGCGCTGGTACGCTTCGAGCAGCGGGTCAGCACGCCGGCAATCGCCCGGACTGTTACGCTGATCACCAAGGCAAGCGAGATGAGCGGCCAGATCAGCGAGGTGCTCTCGATCGCATCGAGCGATGCGAAGATGAGTGAAGCCCTGAAAAAAGAGCGGCTCACGGAGATGTTCATCTATACGGCAATCGTGTACCTGTCGTTCTTTGTCTTTCTCTTTGTCGTTGCGGTCCTAACCATGCAGTTTCTTCCCATCCTTGCCGATATCGATACCCAGGGGCTCTCCACTGCGGGATCCATCTCAAGCTTCGGGTCTATCCCTCTTGCAACGTTTGCCCGTATCCTGTACCATGCGTGCCTCATGCAGGCGCTCTTTTCCGGCCTGATCGCCGGACAGATGGGGGAGTCGTCCGTTGCCGCGGGAGTCAAGCATTCCTGCGTGCTCCTGATCATCGCGCTCGTGACCTTCAACTTCGTCCTCATCTGA
- a CDS encoding TldD/PmbA family protein produces MAVEWIDQLIREAEKSVDEVEVFYVAGTSVSADLRKKKVSHASTSEDCGLGVRTIHKGRIGSSSTSDPGRWRECLKAAIASGNLATPQEWKGLPGPEPLDQTSLSFDRSLEVGPATAGKLLEAMLEGAAEHPAEVTSGSAGVSALEVTLASSHGVRYTSRHTSVSLSLEAIYGQSTGYEFDHSWALDRVDPVTVGERATFFACESAKGKDIPSGDYDILLSPLAYAELLGTVFVPALSGRNVHAKRSRLADSLDQKVADPLVSMYDDPLIPGADGSSRWDAEGMPTKRIDFILDGVLCAFAYDLKTAYRYGKQSTANAVRGGYGGSPSIGHHNFVLDGKRDTVDDERVVFVHNVVGAHTANPMSGEFSVELSNAFFREGGEFQEPIRSAMLSGNVFDLQHQITGLSRESRTIGSLILPSVRINQQRLIGK; encoded by the coding sequence GTGGCAGTGGAATGGATTGACCAGCTGATCCGGGAAGCGGAGAAGAGCGTTGACGAAGTCGAGGTTTTTTACGTAGCGGGCACCAGCGTCTCCGCCGATTTGCGGAAGAAAAAGGTGAGTCATGCATCGACCTCCGAGGACTGCGGTCTGGGCGTCCGCACGATCCACAAGGGACGGATCGGGTCTTCCAGCACGAGCGATCCCGGGCGGTGGCGCGAATGCCTGAAAGCGGCAATTGCAAGCGGGAACCTAGCAACGCCGCAGGAATGGAAGGGGCTCCCCGGGCCGGAACCTCTCGACCAGACTTCGCTCTCGTTCGATCGTTCGCTGGAAGTAGGCCCCGCGACTGCCGGGAAACTCCTGGAGGCCATGCTGGAGGGTGCGGCAGAGCACCCGGCTGAAGTGACCTCGGGATCAGCGGGAGTATCAGCCCTTGAAGTGACCCTTGCGAGCAGCCATGGCGTACGGTACACCAGCCGTCACACCTCGGTCTCCCTCTCGCTTGAAGCCATCTATGGGCAGTCCACGGGATACGAGTTCGATCACTCGTGGGCGCTGGACCGCGTGGACCCGGTTACGGTCGGCGAACGGGCAACGTTCTTTGCCTGCGAATCCGCAAAGGGAAAAGACATACCGAGTGGTGACTACGATATCCTGCTCTCCCCGCTTGCCTATGCAGAACTCCTCGGTACGGTCTTTGTCCCCGCCCTGAGCGGCCGCAATGTCCATGCCAAACGCTCGCGGCTCGCGGACAGCCTCGATCAGAAGGTTGCCGACCCGCTGGTCTCGATGTATGACGACCCGCTCATTCCCGGGGCGGACGGGAGCTCCCGCTGGGACGCGGAAGGGATGCCGACAAAACGGATCGATTTCATTCTCGATGGCGTCCTGTGCGCCTTTGCCTACGACCTGAAGACGGCGTATCGTTATGGAAAGCAGAGCACCGCAAACGCGGTACGGGGCGGGTACGGGGGGTCCCCGTCCATCGGCCACCATAACTTTGTCCTTGACGGGAAACGGGATACTGTTGATGACGAACGCGTGGTCTTCGTGCACAATGTTGTCGGGGCCCACACAGCAAATCCGATGAGCGGCGAGTTCTCGGTCGAGCTCTCCAATGCTTTCTTCCGGGAAGGGGGGGAGTTCCAGGAACCGATCCGGAGCGCCATGCTCTCGGGGAATGTCTTTGATCTCCAGCACCAGATTACCGGGCTGAGCCGGGAATCCCGGACCATCGGGTCCCTGATCCTGCCTTCCGTAAGAATAAATCAACAGCGTCTTATTGGTAAATAA
- a CDS encoding KaiC domain-containing protein, producing MNSDRVKIGIPGLDDMLGGGLIKNSICSIIGTYGTGKTTFSLEFVWEGLKKKENIIYISLEEREGRILTYMEQKGWDVKPYLNKSLFVIKLDPTDFNLANNRIKNELPKLIEEVKATRVVIDPISLFEDLFTTDSERRQEMFRFIEGLRDKNCTIMLTSETHRDNVFSSRHGLIEYLSDTVILLRYVRPSDLSAVHLALEVVKMRMSLHSREIKPYELQQDQVLVYSEANVF from the coding sequence ATGAACAGCGACCGCGTCAAGATCGGGATCCCGGGCCTGGACGATATGCTGGGCGGGGGGCTGATCAAAAACAGCATCTGTTCGATCATCGGCACCTACGGTACGGGAAAGACGACCTTCTCGCTGGAGTTTGTCTGGGAGGGGCTCAAGAAAAAAGAGAACATCATTTACATCAGCCTTGAGGAACGGGAAGGGCGTATCCTCACCTACATGGAGCAGAAAGGGTGGGATGTCAAGCCGTACCTGAACAAGTCGCTCTTTGTGATCAAGCTCGATCCCACGGATTTCAACCTAGCCAATAACCGGATCAAGAACGAGCTGCCCAAGCTCATCGAGGAGGTGAAGGCAACACGAGTCGTCATCGATCCCATCTCCCTGTTCGAGGACCTCTTCACTACGGATTCCGAGCGCCGGCAGGAGATGTTCCGGTTCATCGAGGGGCTCCGCGACAAGAACTGCACCATCATGCTGACATCGGAAACGCACCGGGACAATGTCTTCTCCAGCCGCCATGGCCTCATCGAGTACCTCTCTGACACCGTCATCCTCCTCCGCTACGTGCGGCCATCCGATCTCTCCGCGGTCCACCTTGCCCTTGAAGTGGTGAAGATGCGGATGTCGTTACACTCCCGCGAGATCAAGCCGTACGAGCTCCAGCAGGACCAGGTGCTGGTGTACTCGGAAGCGAATGTGTTCTAA
- a CDS encoding pro-sigmaK processing inhibitor BofA family protein, whose amino-acid sequence MTNILVAIILVVAIIAIVWFLVKQLSVIVVNAICGIIGLFLVNFLHVMQWMGKPDLGYDAATLLICAIGGIPGVLILMLLGILGITI is encoded by the coding sequence ATGACCAATATTCTCGTTGCCATCATCCTTGTGGTCGCCATCATCGCCATTGTCTGGTTCCTCGTGAAACAGCTCTCAGTCATTGTCGTGAACGCTATCTGCGGTATCATCGGTCTATTTCTTGTCAACTTCCTCCATGTCATGCAGTGGATGGGAAAACCGGACCTCGGCTACGATGCAGCAACGCTCCTCATCTGCGCCATCGGCGGGATCCCTGGCGTCCTGATCCTGATGCTGCTGGGGATTCTCGGGATCACGATCTGA